One stretch of Hymenobacter chitinivorans DSM 11115 DNA includes these proteins:
- a CDS encoding acyltransferase family protein: protein MLSSPAALAPATRRYDLDWLRVLAFGLLIFYHTGMVFVGWNFHLMSQPSSPALELPMEFLNQWRMPLLFVISGVGISFALRHRTAGQFVGERLQRLLLPLAFGMVVVVVPQVYYERLSQGAAYASLLDFYPHYFEGTYPKGNFTWNHLWFIAYLLVFSLVSLPVFLLFRQAAGQAVLARLSQWLQRPGAVLLLALPLILLQLVLRPSWPDHRNLISDWFNFAFYLTLFVYGYLLGSLNGFWQAAERQRYWFLALGLLAFSFYYWADDYYYAQLGGAIKRGVQGLNCWCWILAVLGFGRRHLNRNSPLLQEANEAVYPFYILHQTVLIWLTYYVLPWPASNAAKFVLLSLGTFGVTLLLYLVIRQFALLRVLFGLKPRKQRRQATVPAPSVVHSNEVVASNG from the coding sequence ATGCTTTCTTCTCCTGCCGCACTAGCCCCGGCCACCCGCCGCTACGACCTCGACTGGCTTCGGGTGCTGGCCTTTGGCCTGCTCATCTTCTACCACACGGGAATGGTTTTCGTGGGCTGGAACTTCCACCTCATGAGCCAGCCCAGCAGCCCCGCCCTGGAGCTGCCCATGGAGTTTCTGAACCAGTGGCGCATGCCGCTGCTATTTGTAATATCCGGGGTCGGTATCAGCTTCGCCCTGCGCCACCGCACCGCGGGCCAGTTTGTGGGTGAGCGGCTGCAGCGGCTCCTGCTGCCCCTGGCGTTTGGGATGGTGGTCGTGGTGGTGCCGCAGGTGTACTACGAGCGGCTGAGCCAGGGCGCCGCGTATGCATCCCTGCTCGATTTTTACCCGCATTACTTCGAAGGGACGTATCCGAAGGGCAACTTCACCTGGAACCACCTCTGGTTTATTGCCTACCTGCTGGTGTTTTCCCTTGTCAGTCTGCCCGTTTTTCTGCTGTTCCGCCAGGCTGCGGGGCAAGCGGTGCTGGCCCGGCTGAGCCAGTGGCTGCAGCGGCCCGGCGCCGTGCTGCTGCTGGCCCTGCCCCTGATTCTGCTGCAGCTGGTGCTGCGCCCGTCCTGGCCCGACCACCGCAACCTGATTTCGGACTGGTTCAACTTCGCCTTCTACCTCACACTGTTTGTCTACGGCTACCTGCTGGGCTCCCTGAACGGTTTCTGGCAGGCCGCCGAGCGGCAGCGCTACTGGTTCCTGGCCCTGGGTCTGCTGGCCTTCAGCTTCTACTACTGGGCCGACGATTATTACTACGCCCAGCTGGGCGGGGCCATCAAGCGCGGGGTACAGGGGCTGAACTGCTGGTGCTGGATTTTAGCTGTGCTGGGCTTTGGGCGGCGCCACCTCAACCGCAACTCGCCCCTGTTACAGGAGGCCAACGAGGCCGTGTACCCGTTCTACATCCTGCACCAAACGGTGCTTATCTGGCTGACTTACTACGTGCTGCCCTGGCCCGCCAGCAACGCCGCCAAGTTTGTGCTGCTCAGCCTGGGGACGTTTGGCGTTACGCTGCTGCTCTACCTGGTAATCCGGCAGTTTGCGCTGCTGCGGGTGCTCTTCGGCCTCAAGCCCCGGAAGCAACGCCGTCAAGCCACAGTGCCAGCACCGTCCGTTGTTCATTCGAATGAGGTAGTGGCCAGCAACGGGTAG
- the dapA gene encoding 4-hydroxy-tetrahydrodipicolinate synthase → MDKLRGTGVALITPFTPAPDHAVDYPALRRLLDFNIDGGVEYLVINGTTAESPTTTAEEKAEILRVVKEHVAGRVPLVYGIGGNDTAGLETLLRTTDLTGITAILSASPAYNKPSQQGIIQHYLRLADLSPLPIILYNVPGRTSSNLTADTTLRLAQHPNIIGIKEASGNLEQCMAIAARRPEGFMLISGDDMLTTPMISFGAEGVISVLGNAYPKRMSDMTRLALQGDYAAATKLLFEFLPLNPLMYEEANPVGIKAVLEALGLCSPAARLPLLEASEGLKQRIQKLL, encoded by the coding sequence ATGGACAAACTTCGCGGCACGGGCGTTGCGCTCATCACGCCCTTCACCCCCGCCCCCGACCACGCCGTCGACTACCCCGCCCTGCGTCGGCTGCTCGATTTTAACATCGACGGCGGCGTAGAATACCTCGTTATCAACGGCACCACGGCCGAGTCGCCGACGACGACGGCCGAGGAAAAAGCCGAAATCTTGCGCGTGGTAAAAGAGCACGTGGCCGGTCGGGTACCGCTCGTGTACGGCATCGGCGGCAACGACACGGCCGGCCTCGAAACCCTGCTGCGCACCACCGACCTGACGGGCATCACCGCCATTCTCTCGGCCAGCCCGGCCTACAACAAACCCAGCCAGCAGGGCATCATCCAGCACTACCTGCGCCTGGCCGACCTCAGCCCCCTGCCCATCATCCTGTATAACGTGCCGGGCCGCACCAGCTCCAACCTGACGGCCGACACCACCCTGCGCCTGGCCCAGCACCCCAACATCATCGGTATCAAGGAAGCCAGCGGCAATCTGGAGCAGTGCATGGCCATTGCCGCCCGCCGGCCCGAGGGCTTTATGCTCATCAGCGGCGACGATATGCTGACCACACCCATGATTTCCTTCGGGGCCGAGGGCGTTATCAGCGTGCTGGGCAATGCCTACCCCAAGCGCATGAGCGACATGACCCGCCTGGCCCTGCAAGGCGACTACGCCGCGGCCACCAAGCTGCTCTTCGAGTTTCTGCCCCTGAACCCACTGATGTACGAGGAGGCCAACCCGGTGGGCATCAAGGCCGTGCTCGAAGCCCTGGGCCTGTGCTCCCCCGCCGCCCGCCTGCCCCTGCTCGAAGCCAGTGAAGGCCTGAAGCAGCGGATTCAGAAGCTGCTGTAG
- a CDS encoding rhodanese-like domain-containing protein, with amino-acid sequence MLRFAFSAAVFCALLSAPSAFAQTAPADAPLQGAPTAAPSRPITPPAETQKLLKKRNVVVLDVRTPEEFGTGHLRGAQNLNFRDPNFPTQLTALDTTKTYVLYCASGNRSGKAAVLMQEKGFRKLVNAGAYKDLKAAGLKTE; translated from the coding sequence ATGCTCCGCTTCGCCTTTTCGGCCGCCGTGTTCTGCGCGCTGCTGTCGGCCCCCTCGGCCTTTGCCCAAACCGCCCCCGCCGACGCGCCCCTGCAAGGCGCTCCTACCGCGGCCCCCAGCCGCCCCATCACGCCCCCGGCCGAAACCCAAAAGCTGCTTAAGAAGCGGAATGTGGTCGTGCTGGACGTGCGTACGCCCGAGGAATTTGGCACCGGCCACCTGCGGGGCGCTCAGAACCTAAACTTCCGCGACCCAAACTTCCCCACCCAGCTCACCGCTCTGGACACGACCAAAACTTACGTGCTCTACTGCGCCTCCGGCAACCGCAGCGGCAAAGCCGCCGTGCTGATGCAGGAGAAAGGCTTCCGCAAGCTGGTCAACGCCGGGGCCTACAAGGACTTGAAAGCCGCGGGCCTGAAAACGGAGTAA
- a CDS encoding polysaccharide deacetylase family protein, producing the protein MILFRTPLFVAAAALAASSFLTACDTKPATASEAGSPTAEAVTSDSAATAAAMSGTAATATDEANATPAPDPSSIPANKIADAATITARPQVPILCYHQIRDWRAKDSKGAKDYIVPVQQFKDQIKMLADSGYHTILPDQLYAYLTTGAKLPSKPIMLTFDDTDLDQFTVAKPTLDKYGYKAVYFVMTVSLGRPNYMSKAQVKQLSDEGNVIGSHTWDHHNVKKYQGQDWVTQIEKPTKTLEEITGKDIKYFAYPFGLWNPEAIPQLKQRGMVAAFVLAEKRDQQDPLFTIRRIIASGYWKPRTLHNSIVQSF; encoded by the coding sequence ATGATTTTGTTCCGTACCCCGCTTTTTGTGGCCGCCGCCGCCCTGGCCGCCAGCTCATTTCTCACCGCCTGCGACACCAAGCCCGCCACGGCCTCCGAGGCCGGCAGCCCCACGGCCGAAGCCGTAACGTCGGATTCAGCCGCCACGGCCGCCGCTATGTCGGGCACGGCCGCTACGGCTACCGACGAGGCCAACGCCACCCCGGCGCCCGACCCGAGCAGCATTCCGGCCAATAAAATTGCCGACGCGGCTACCATCACCGCCCGCCCCCAGGTGCCGATTCTGTGCTACCACCAGATTCGCGACTGGCGCGCCAAGGACTCGAAAGGCGCCAAGGACTACATCGTGCCGGTGCAGCAGTTCAAGGACCAGATCAAGATGCTGGCCGACTCGGGCTACCACACCATTCTGCCCGACCAGCTCTACGCCTACCTGACCACGGGCGCCAAGCTGCCGAGCAAGCCCATCATGCTCACCTTCGACGACACCGACCTCGACCAGTTCACCGTGGCGAAGCCCACGCTCGACAAGTACGGCTACAAGGCCGTCTACTTCGTGATGACCGTGAGCCTGGGCCGCCCCAACTACATGAGCAAGGCCCAGGTGAAGCAGCTCTCGGATGAGGGCAACGTCATCGGCTCCCACACCTGGGACCACCACAACGTGAAGAAATACCAGGGCCAGGATTGGGTAACCCAGATTGAGAAGCCCACCAAGACCCTGGAGGAAATTACGGGCAAAGACATCAAGTATTTCGCCTACCCCTTCGGCCTCTGGAACCCCGAAGCCATTCCGCAGCTCAAGCAGCGCGGCATGGTGGCAGCCTTCGTGCTGGCCGAGAAGCGCGACCAGCAGGACCCGCTCTTCACCATTCGCCGCATCATTGCCAGCGGCTACTGGAAGCCCCGGACGCTGCACAACAGCATCGTGCAGAGCTTCTAA
- a CDS encoding hydroxymethylglutaryl-CoA lyase, whose translation MKLIECPRDAMQGLTEFIPTATKISYLNTLLRVGFDTLDFGSFVSPKAIPQLRDTAEVLAGLELSQTTTKLLAIVANLRGAETAASFPEIQYIGFPLSVSETFQLRNTNKTIPEALAELNAMQDLCEKSGKTLVTYLSMGFGNPYGDPWSPETVADFTQQLADMDVRVVALSDTIGASTPATIEPLFRQLIPAFPRIEFGAHLHTTPGTWREKVQAAYTAGCRRFDGALGGIGGCPMAADQLTGNMPTENLVAYFSEIGQDTGLDPKALAQAWQAAGSVFHF comes from the coding sequence ATGAAGCTCATCGAATGCCCCCGCGACGCCATGCAGGGCCTGACCGAGTTTATTCCCACCGCCACCAAAATCAGCTACCTCAACACCCTGCTGCGCGTGGGCTTTGATACGCTCGATTTCGGCTCGTTCGTCTCGCCCAAGGCCATACCCCAGCTCCGCGACACGGCCGAGGTGCTGGCCGGCCTCGAGTTGAGCCAGACCACGACCAAGCTGCTGGCCATTGTAGCCAACCTGCGCGGGGCCGAAACGGCCGCCAGCTTCCCCGAAATTCAGTACATCGGCTTCCCGCTGTCGGTGTCCGAAACCTTTCAGCTGCGCAACACCAACAAGACCATTCCCGAGGCGTTGGCCGAGCTCAACGCCATGCAGGACCTGTGCGAAAAGTCGGGCAAAACGCTGGTGACTTACCTTTCCATGGGCTTCGGCAACCCCTACGGCGACCCGTGGAGCCCCGAAACCGTGGCCGACTTCACCCAGCAGCTGGCCGACATGGACGTGCGCGTGGTGGCTCTTTCCGACACCATCGGGGCCTCTACGCCCGCCACCATCGAGCCCCTGTTTCGCCAGCTCATTCCGGCCTTCCCCCGCATCGAGTTTGGGGCCCACCTGCACACCACGCCCGGCACCTGGCGCGAGAAGGTGCAGGCCGCCTACACCGCCGGCTGCCGCCGCTTCGACGGGGCCCTGGGCGGCATCGGGGGCTGCCCCATGGCCGCCGACCAGCTCACGGGCAACATGCCCACGGAAAACCTGGTGGCCTACTTCTCCGAAATCGGGCAGGACACCGGCCTCGACCCCAAAGCCCTAGCCCAGGCCTGGCAGGCGGCCGGCTCGGTGTTTCATTTTTAA
- a CDS encoding (Fe-S)-binding protein, producing the protein MPTAVDLFIPCFVDQLFPDTAMNMVKVLEKLGCEVHYNSNQTCCGQPAYNAGYKAESCSVATKFLRDFPSDTGRYIVSPSASCVGMVRNTYAELFENTPEQGQYHSVQRRIFEMTEFIVDVLGVSAIQGAQLPGKYTYHDSCSALRECGIREAPRQLLDAVQGLERLEMAETETCCGFGGTFAVKFEAISVAMAEQKVEHALATGADYLISTDTSCLMHLDAYIRREKKPIKTLHVADVLASGW; encoded by the coding sequence ATGCCAACTGCCGTCGACCTGTTTATTCCCTGCTTCGTGGATCAGCTCTTCCCCGACACCGCCATGAACATGGTGAAAGTGCTGGAAAAGCTGGGCTGCGAGGTGCACTACAACAGTAACCAGACCTGCTGCGGCCAACCCGCCTATAACGCCGGCTACAAGGCCGAAAGCTGCTCGGTGGCCACCAAGTTTCTGCGCGACTTTCCCTCCGACACGGGCCGCTACATCGTGAGTCCGTCGGCGTCCTGCGTGGGCATGGTGCGCAATACCTACGCCGAGCTGTTCGAAAACACGCCCGAGCAGGGCCAGTACCACAGCGTGCAGCGCCGCATCTTCGAAATGACCGAGTTTATCGTCGACGTGCTCGGCGTCTCGGCCATCCAGGGCGCCCAGCTGCCGGGCAAGTACACCTACCACGATTCCTGCTCGGCCCTGCGGGAGTGCGGCATCCGGGAGGCCCCGCGCCAGCTCTTGGATGCCGTGCAGGGCCTGGAGCGCCTGGAAATGGCCGAAACCGAAACCTGCTGCGGCTTTGGCGGCACCTTCGCCGTCAAGTTCGAGGCCATTTCGGTAGCAATGGCCGAGCAGAAAGTAGAGCACGCCCTGGCCACCGGCGCCGACTACCTCATCAGCACCGACACGAGCTGCCTCATGCACCTGGACGCCTACATCCGCCGGGAGAAAAAGCCCATCAAAACCCTGCACGTGGCCGACGTGCTGGCTAGTGGGTGGTAG
- a CDS encoding helix-turn-helix domain-containing protein, giving the protein MQPFLDIWSVLILLGAGQGLFLSWTFFFSPHGLRLRNRLLGLLLFCLTLLVIEILLCYSGYIKFAPFFVGLTEPLTFVAPPLLYLYVRSLTQPAFRWQPRYLWLLGPAGLHAVYMLPFFAQTDAWKLCTVANSFHRAPPAVPAPAHDFWWFATYEQFYPVFYLVLSGYLLLYLGLQLRVLVPYWRRLATQPKGATTERAWLGRLGLGFGLVLLVYVGATTYFHRATGDVNDAGDVWLASLISLLFYGMNGWAISRSNLLTQPVSETETAAEPAEAARRKYEKTALSPEVSAEILGRLRTLMTTAEPYRSPDLSLAELAAQLRVPGYQLSQVINEQCQQNFFDFINSYRIEEVKRQLLRPELAHLKLEEIGFAAGFNSKSAFNAAFKKHTQTTPSQFRKTAFTQ; this is encoded by the coding sequence ATGCAGCCTTTTCTGGATATCTGGTCGGTCTTGATTCTGTTGGGGGCGGGGCAGGGGCTGTTTCTGAGCTGGACGTTCTTTTTCTCGCCCCACGGCCTGCGCCTGCGCAACCGCCTGCTGGGGCTACTCCTGTTTTGCCTGACTCTGCTGGTCATCGAGATTCTGCTCTGCTACTCGGGCTACATCAAGTTTGCGCCCTTCTTCGTGGGCCTCACCGAGCCGCTCACCTTCGTGGCCCCGCCGCTGCTCTACCTCTACGTGCGCAGTCTTACCCAGCCCGCGTTTCGCTGGCAGCCGCGCTACCTATGGCTGTTGGGGCCGGCCGGGCTGCACGCGGTGTACATGCTGCCCTTCTTCGCCCAGACTGATGCCTGGAAGCTGTGCACCGTCGCCAATTCGTTTCACCGGGCCCCGCCGGCAGTTCCGGCCCCGGCGCATGATTTCTGGTGGTTTGCGACCTACGAGCAGTTTTACCCCGTTTTCTACCTGGTGCTGAGCGGCTATCTGCTGCTCTACCTGGGCCTGCAGCTGCGCGTGCTGGTGCCGTACTGGCGCCGGCTGGCGACCCAGCCCAAGGGGGCAACTACCGAGCGGGCCTGGCTCGGCCGTTTGGGGCTGGGCTTTGGGCTGGTGCTGCTCGTGTACGTGGGAGCCACGACCTACTTCCACCGCGCCACCGGCGACGTCAACGATGCCGGCGACGTGTGGCTGGCTTCCCTGATTTCCCTGCTCTTCTACGGCATGAACGGCTGGGCCATTAGTCGCTCCAACCTGCTGACCCAGCCAGTTTCGGAGACAGAAACGGCCGCAGAACCCGCGGAAGCCGCGCGTAGGAAATATGAAAAAACTGCGCTGAGCCCAGAGGTGTCCGCGGAAATACTGGGCCGGCTGCGCACCCTGATGACCACTGCCGAGCCCTACCGCAGCCCCGACTTGTCGTTGGCCGAGCTGGCCGCCCAGCTGCGGGTGCCCGGCTATCAGCTCTCCCAGGTTATCAATGAGCAGTGCCAGCAGAACTTCTTCGACTTCATCAATTCCTACCGCATCGAGGAGGTGAAACGCCAGCTGCTGCGGCCCGAGTTGGCCCACCTCAAGCTGGAGGAAATCGGGTTTGCGGCGGGGTTTAACTCGAAATCGGCCTTCAACGCGGCCTTTAAGAAGCACACCCAGACCACCCCGTCACAATTCCGAAAAACGGCGTTTACGCAGTAG